CCTTCATCACCTTGACTTGGACCTTCTGGCCCGGTTGCAATACCGACTCCGCATTTTCCACGCGACCCCAGGAGAGTTCCCCCATGGGAATCAGGCCATCGGCGCCGCCTAGATCGACGAAAGCTCCGAAGGGCTTGATGCCTTTGACCATGCCTTCTTTGATCTGGCCTTCTTCAATTTCAATCCAAAATTGTTCCTGCAATCGTTTCCGCTCGGCTTCCAGCAGCATCCGTCGGCTGACGACCAGATTTCGCTCGGCCGGATTCACTTCGGCAATCATGCAAGTGATACGCTGGTTGATAAAACTTTCGGGATTGGCCACGTGAAATGCGTCGATCTGGCTGACGGGCAAGAAGCCCCGGATGCCATTAACTTCAACGCTCAAACCGCCTCGGTTGCTGGCGGTCACACGAGCTTCGACGATTTTGCCAATTTGCAGGCCTGACCAATCCTGAATGACCTGGGCGGCGCCGGGCTTAGCAAGCTTCAAGAGTCCGTTGGCGCCATCAAACCCTTCAATGGCGATTTCCACCACATCACCCACTTTCGGCGGATTATCGCCGAACTGGAGGATGGAGATAATGCCCTGGGCTCGCCCACCCGGAACTTCCACGAAAACATCCTGACCCCGAATGCTCAGAACCGTTCCCCGTTTCTTGCCATCGCCGGCGGGTGCCGCTTTGACGGCCTTCTCGTCGACCGTTCCCAGTTCTTTTTCGGCCGAGAAGCCGCTCATCACCGATTTGAGTTCATCCTCGATTTCTTTGTCGAGTTCATACAGTTTCGGGATCGCGGAATAAGGCTCTTCCATTCGCATAGTGAGCGTTTTAGGCGGCTTGGGTGCCCGATTTTTGCCCTTATCGGGCCCTCGGCGCTCATCGCGGGGCCCTTTACCCGGGGCGTCCGTCGGCTTGGCGGGAGTAGCCGCGACAGCCTCCGGAGGGGTTGCCGGAGTATCGGTGTTCAAAGGAGTTTCGTTAGGATTCATCGATCAATTCCTGAATTGGGCGGCTGGTAATTCTATGCAGGCTCTAGCGAATGTCAGCGCTAACCCCGCATCAGAAGCCGTTAATCGGAACATTTTTTGATGTTGGACTCCTTGCACTTTTCCAAAGTTCGAAAAACTGTTGGAGGACTGGTTCATTTGGGTTAAATTAAACAACGCATAAAAAATCCTGACTTATCCGCTCGAATCCTGGTCTGACTGCCGAAGAATTCCGCTCGAGGTAGAGTTATGAGTGCCCCTGACAAGCGACATGATGAGACCGGGGATTTTACTGAGGGCCCGAGTGATGCCCCGAATACTCCTGCATCTAACCCGTTTTCCAATTACGATAGGACGGAACTATCGTCCCCCAAATTCACGCCAGCTGATAGTACCGATCAGCCAACTGAACTGACGAAATTGCATTCGAGCGTCAGTGAACTCGATGGCACCGTGCTTTCACGCAGCGATCTCCTGGAGAAGACTCAGGATAGCAAGGATCAGTCCGGTACGGGTAACGGCGATTTTTCGTTCGATACAGCGAATACCATCGATTCGCAGCATCGGGAAATGCCCGTGGGAAACGGCACGGATGGCCTGCCGGAAATTCGCGGTTTCGATATTCAGCAGGAAATTGGCCGAGGCGGCATGGGGGTGGTTTTCAAGGGCCGTCAAAAGGACTTGAATCGACTCGTCGCCATCAAAATGCTGATCTCGGAGAAATTTCCTTCCTCGGAAGATTTAATCCGATTCCGTCTCGAAGCGGAAGTGGCGGCCCGCATTCGCCATCCCAACGTTGTTCAAGTCTACGATAGCGGGAACTACAACCGCTCCCCCTATCTCGTTTTAGAATGGGTCGATGGCGGGACATTATCCGATATTCTGCGGGGTGGCAAAAAACTCTCGCAGGAAACTGCCGCCCGTCTGATCGCTCTGTTGGCAAGGGCTATCCATCACGCGCATTGCAATGGAGTCGTTCACCGCGATTTGAAACCGGCCAACGTGCTCCTGGCCCGAACCGACAACCTCAGCACGAAACAGTCCTTGAAGTCGGTCGTCAATTCGAATGCGACTACGGGGAATATTTCCGCCGTGATGCTCCCGATCGATCAGGAACCGCAATTGGTCGTACCCAAGGTCACCGACTTTGGCCTGGCGAAATTGACGGTAGCCTCGACCGGTTTAACGGAAACCGGTCGGGTGATGGGTACGCCCGAGTACATGTCACCGGAACAAGCCTCGGGTCGAACCAAGGATGTGGGGCCTGAAGCCGATATGCACGCCCTCGGGGTGATGCTCTATCAAATGTTGACCGGGGAAACCCCCTTCCATGCTGATACCAAAATTGCCGTCATCAAGAAGGTCGTCGATCTGGAAGTGAAGCCGACTTTGCTGCAAAAAGAGCGGGTTTCCTGGGATCTTCAGACGATCTGTCTGAAATGCCTGATGAAAAAACCACAGGATCGCTACGAAACCGCCGCGGCACTGGCAGAAGATCTGGAAGCGCTGATTGCGGGCCGACCGATCAAAGCCCGGCCGATCAGCCGTGTGGAAAGACTCTGGAAGTTGGCCAAACGAAACCCGGCGGTTTCGTCTCTGGTATCCGCATCGGTATTTCTGTTTCTGATTGGCTTCGCCGGGGTGACCTGGCAATGGCGGCGCGCGGAACGGGAAAAGGCTCACGCTATCATCGCGGAGGGCACCGCCGAGCAGCACGCCAAAACGACGGATGCCGTGAATGACTTCATCGTCTTCGACATGCTATCGAATGCCTCTCCCGAAAAAACTCTGGGAAAAGATTTAAGAGTTATCGAAGTTCTCGATAACGCCGCCCAGCATGTTGATGGAAAATTCCAAGAACCCCGCATTGATGCCGGCGTCCGCTTTGCGCTCGGGCGGAGTTATCGGACTCTGGGAGAACCCAAGAAAGCCGTGGGCTTTCTGAAGAGCTCCTATGAAACTCGGCTTAAAGAACTCGGGGCCGCTGCCAAAGAGACGCTAATGGCCGAGTGGGAATACGCTCTTGCCCTCGACGATGATGGCAAATGGAAAGAGGCCGAGAAATGGTTCGAGGATGCGGAGAAGAATTCTACCGAAACATTTGGAGCGACGAACGATCTCACTTTGAGCATCCGCGAATCGTATGCTCTCAGTCTGCTGAACAATCACGATCAAAGTGAAAAGTCCCGAGTCATTTTTCAGGAGATTCTGGCCGCTCTTGAGCGTCAGAAAGGGGAAAAGGATCCAGCCACTCTGAAAGTCTACAATGATCTGGGTTATGCTTTGTACAACCAGAAGAATTACGATGAAGCGTTGAAGATGACTCAGATCGCCTTCGAGCGTCGAAAAGAGACCCTCAGTTCCATGCATCCAGATACTCTGGAGTCGGAAAACAATCTGGCGGCGATTTACGACGCCAAGGACGAGTTGGAAAAGGCAAAAGATTTGCTGAATGAGTTAATTCCTATCTCCAGGCAGGTGCGCGGTAAGGACCACATCGATACTCTCTCAGCCATCAACAATCTGGCTCGGATTTTCTATCGTCAGAAAGATTTCAAGATGGCTTTGCCGCTCTATGAGGAAGCGGTCGAAGCAGCGAAGAATCGAGTCGGGGCAGATAATCCGACCACACTCAAATACAGGCGGAATTTGGCCGCGACTTATGCTTCGATGGGCCGCTACAATGACGCGGATAAAATTTATTCGGAAGTTCGCGGGATTTCCGAGAAAACTTTGCCTGCGGATCACCCTGAACGACTGCAGATGCTAAATGACTACGGGATCGTCAAATGTAGGACTGGCAAGTCGAAAGAGGGCTTGGCCGATTTACGAGAGGCTTTGGAAGGTCGGACCAAGACTTTAGGCTTAACGAACCCAGATCGGTTGAGCACCTTGTATCAGATCTCGCAAGCGATCCTCCAGAACAATCCCACTAAGGAGCAAGTGACGGATGTGGAAAATAAGCTGCGCGAGACCTGGGATAAGTTAGTAGCCGAGAAAAAGACGCAAGGTAAGCTTGTCGCCGATCTCGCCAACATGTTAGTGAATTTTGAACTGCGAGTTCTCCTAGCTAGTGAACTGGGACCCGATCAGAGCGTAAGAAGAGCGTCTGGTCTAGCGCATGCCAAAGCCGCCTACGAACTCCAGAAGCCGTTCCAATCCGTTAACCCAGAAACCTGGTTCAAATACTGCCTCAGCTTTTCCAGACAATTGACTAGTTTCGATAACTTGAACACCAAAGAAGAACTCTCCGACGGAAAAAAATTGGCTCTGCTACCGGCGATCGAGGCTCTGGAAGTTGCTCGGAAGCTCCCCGATTCGGAAGCAAAAGTAGCCGAGACGGAGTTATACCTGGGGCAGCTTTACCTCAAGCTGAATGAGAACGAATCGGCCCTGCCGCTTCTGAAAGACGTTTACACCTATCAACTCGATAAGGATCTCTACGATCAAGGCACGTCGGCGAACAATCTGGGCAAATGCTTCAAAAATCTGAAGCGTTACAAGGAAGCCGAGGAGATGCTTCTGAAAGGCCATCAGGCCTTTGAGAAAGCCTTGGCAATTTCCGGCGACGCCTCCCTAGCAAAGTCAAAACGTACCGCGGATGAGATCTCCAGACGAAAGGCTGTCTCGAAGGACGACATCGTCAGCTTGTATCAGGCGATGGGACTGATGGACAAGGCCGCGGAATGGAAGGGGAAGTGACAGGAAAAAGGGACACGCGCCTTCAGGTACCTCTCACTTTTTCTTTCGCTGAAATCGGCTTCACTGCTGCAGCTTTTGCAAAGCGCGATTGATCGACAACTTCAGTAATTTAACGAAGCTTGGTCCGAATCGATCGCGCAGACGTTGTAGGGGAATGTATTGCCAATCGAGAGGAGAATGAAGGATCTCCCGATCATCCTCCCAGGGATATTCACAGTTATCGGGTCGCTGACCATTTCTATCAACAGCCGGGTTCAACACTTCAATCTCAGAAGCGAGATACCGGGTGTATTTCAGTAGGCCCACTCTATTGTTCTGATCCTCGCCCATGAATTCGAGTTGTGCGCGAATGACCAAGGGCAAAGGATTAGCCACGTAACCATGACTCGATTGGAGCGATTCTGGCGGCGTCCCACCATCGATAAGTCTCGCCTTGCAAAGTTTCTCACAAGCCATCTGCAGAAAGAGCATTCGGTGACAGGGATGCACATCTTCACTGCCCTCAATCGACTGCCAGGTTTGGAAATCTGCATGCGCCTGACGAGCGTAGGCCCAAGCCCACTCACCCGAAGTCGCCATTTACTCCTGCTCCAATATTTCAAGCGGTTTCGGTAATTCCTCCCCCATGGACCAACCACTTGGAAGCTTCAATTCTTGGCTCTGAATCTTCGCGAACTCTTCTGGAGATACTTCCACAATGACCGACGGATAAGGTATCCCGCTTGCCGGGGCCGGGCCGAAACTCACCGGAAGCACGCCCGAGGGAACAGTGTTGGTGTTGACTTCCAGCAATTTGATCGGCTCTACGGGTATCGATTCCACTTCGGCAGTTCCAGTCAGGCGAATAATCCTCTGAAGTCCTCTCTCTGCGCTGAAATGTTTTCTGGCTAGGGTCTTGGCAACCTCCGCTTTTTCTTCCACAACGGCCTGGTTTTTATCGAAGGTGATTCGCTCCAGACCGCCGCACCGAGGGCAGGGATGTGCCCTTTCCGCAACAGTCAGCCATCGGCTGCATTTGGCGCATCGAATAGACTGCATTCGTTCACCGAGGGAAAAATTGCTCGACCATTATCATTAAACTAATTTTATTTTAGTACGAATTGCAAGACGTCGACAGGAACTATTCAAAAAATGATACTTTAACGTTCAACGAGGATCGGAGGGTTGGTTGCTCAAGCAGCCCAACCCTGGACTGAATTCCTACTTCTTCTTCGCCAACTCTTTCTCGACGAACTCCACGCGCTCCTTGATTCGGCGTTTGAAATCCTTGGCATTGTTTTCGAAATCGTTGGCCGTGTTCTTATCGACTTCCTTTTCGGCGAATGGCTTCACCCGGCTGATCACTTCATCGATCCGGCGATGCATCCAATCGATTTTAAAATACTTGGCCACCACTTCCCGCAAACGAGCCTCATAGCGTTTCTTGCCTTCCTCGGTATCCCAAATGGCTCGACTGACCATACCATTAGTGGCCGGCCAGATATTCCAGCCAGGGTTGGAAAACATCTGATCCATCCCGTGAACGAAAAAGACAATCTTCTTCGTTTCCGGATCGTGATAGATGCGGTAATTGTTTTTCTGAGAAGTGTAGCCATCCCAGTGGGCCGTCAGGGCATCGAAGACCATCACCGAGATAAATCGATCGATATCGACAACTTTGGCAACTTCCTCAAATCGCTTCTTGGCGTCGGGTTCCCGGCAGGCTTTGACGACGCCTTTCAGATCTTCGCGGTTGTCCAATCCTTCCGAACCGGAGTTGCGATAGAGATCGGCATCGATATCGGTCAAAAAGCCGCCATCGTACAAGTTGCCGTTCACATTCGTGAAATAACGCTTCAGGAAGTTCTTGTTGAAGCCTTCCTTGACCGTGAAGAGCCCTTTTTTCTTACCATTGAGATCGACCACCGCGTGCGTGGTTCGAGCGGCCGGGATATTCATCATCCGGGCCAACTCACCGCAAATGAGTTCTGCGCAAAAAGAAGGATCCTGCACCGAATTGTTGCAGTGCATCTTGTCCATGCCCCGATAGTTCTGATTTTTAACGAACTTATCGAAGTTGAGCGTAAGTGCGGGCTTGTCGTCGAAGCCCCGGAACGACCCGGCGGCTCCTTTAAGGTGCAGCCCCACATCCCCCATGCCCTTCGAGCCATCGGAAAAGCTGGCCCGCACGTATTTCCGGGGATCGCGACGAAGAACTTTGAGATTCTCCTCATCGACGGTCACCGTAAATTTTCGAAGTTTTTCCCCTTTGAAAAACTCTTCCGATTCATCGACCTTTTTGGAAGCCGGTTGCTGGGCGAGTGCTCGCGGGGCGTAGAGCAACGCATTCATGCTGCATAAGAGGAAGATCAGAGAGATTCTTAACATTGCTGACTCCATGCGGTGAGGGCAAGAAAATATTATCCGAAGCGGAAGCGTTATTCCATGAAATAACTGAATGCATTACCCTCCTCGATTTTGTCGCATTGTTAGTCTCCCGCATAAAATGAAGAAAATGTCTTTTGGAAATACAGGATTCGATATGCAAGGCGATTACCCAACCACCCGCTTACGACGCAACCGACGGCACCCCTGGCTTCGCAAACTGGTGGCGGAAAACCATCTGACAGTGGACGATCTCATCTGGCCGATTTTCCTCACGGAAGGTAAAAATCAGACGGTCCCCATCACCTCCATGCCCGGCGTGCAACGGTTCTCCGTCGATCTGGCCGTGGAAGGAGCGAAACAAGCCGCCGACCTGGGAATTCCGGTTATCGCTCTATTTCCCGCCACTCCCACGGACCGCAAATCGCCGGATGGGGAAGAAGCTTTCAACCCGGAAAACTTGATCAATCTCGCGACGCGGGCCATTAAAGAGGCTGTGCCCCAAATCGGCATTCTGTGTGATGTGGCGCTGGATCCCTATACCACGCATGGCCAGGATGGCCTCTTGCGCGATGGCTATGTGGTGAATGACGAAACGGTCGAGGTGCTGTGCAAACAGGCCGTGGTCCAAGCTCAAGCGGGTTGCGATATCATTGCCCCCTCCGACATGATGGACGGGCGCATCGGGAAAATTCGCAGAGCGCTGGACGCTGCCGGGTTCATCGACGTGGCAATCATGAGCTACGCCGCGAAGTACGCCTCCGCCTTTTACGGTCCCTTCCGGGATGCGGTGGGTTCTGCCGGGAACCTCGGAAAAGGGGATAAGAAAACCTATCAGATGGATCCCGCGAACGGTAACGAGGCCCTGCGCGAAGTGGAAATCGACATCGCGGAAGGGGCGGATATGGTTATGGTAAAGCCGGGGATGCCCTATCTGGATATCGTTCAGCGGGTCAAGGCTACCTTCCAGATGCCGACGTTCGTCTATCAGGTAAGCGGCGAATATGCGATGCTACATGCGGCGGCCGAGCGCGGCTGGCTGGATCTGGAAAAAGTGATGCTGGAAAGCCTGCTGGCTTTCAAACGCGCCGGGGCGGACGGCATTCTCACTTATTTTGCGCCGCGCGTCGCGAAATTGCTCGGTTAAGGATTTTATCGTCGATCAAAACCTATCAATGATTTCAGAACCTCGGATTGGCCGGATGATTCCATTCTGGAAAAACAAGTACAGGAGACCGTCCGGTGCGAACTGCAAAAATTATACTGTTGGTAGTCGTTGCAGCATTAGTGGGCGGCTCACTAGTTGTGATGTTCGATCCCGATTTGGTAATTTATTCCGAGGGCCCAGAACCAAAACATAAAGACGACGTAGAAACTAATGTCTCGGTCACGGCTCCCCAGTTCGATCTTTCCTTTCTGGATTGCCACGGGAACCGAGTCGATCTCTCTTCGTATCGAGATCAAAAAAACGTCATGCTGGTTTTCATGCGGGGTTACCCGGGAGATATCTGCGTGAACTGTTCGGCGCAAACATCTCGTCTGATCAAGAATTACAGGGATTTCTCGCGCCGAGATACGGAAATCCTGGTGGTTTTCCCAGGTCCGACGGAGTACCTCGAAAAATATATCGCTATCAGCCGAAAAAAAGCGGGCGATCTCGAAGTCCCCTTCAAAATCCTTCTCGATCCGAATTATGTGGCTGTGGACCGTCTGGGAATCCGCGGCTCGCTGGCCAAACCTTCCACTTATATTCTCGACAAAAAGGGACAGGTACGTTTTGCCTACGTGGGGGCCTACACGGGCGATCGCCCCTCCATTAAAGCCATGCTGGATCAAATCGACCGAATCCGGGATAGCGGAGACTCCGAGTGATCCCTCACGATTCCAACAGGGACACGGTTGCCCAGAATTTCGAAGCGCTCAAAAAGGGCTCAATTCCCGATATTCATTTATTCCCCGGTTATGAATTGCTCTCGGAAATCGGCTCGGGAGGCATGGGGGTCATCTATTGTGCCCGGCAAGTTTCCCTGAATCGCGTCGTCGCCCTGAAAACGATCAAACAATCGCGCGAAATCAATGAAGTTACTGTAACTCGCTTCATTCGAGAAGCGCAGGCCATCGCTCGGCTGCGCCATCCAAATATCATCACGGCCTACGATTGCGGTGAAAATGGCGGCGTCGTTTTCTACAGCATGGAATTGCTCGATGGAAAATCTCTGGAAACGCACATCCGCGAGCAGCAGAAACTGGAGGAGCAAGTTACCTGGCAGGTCATCCGACAAGCCTGTGCCGGTCTGGCTCATGCCGCCTCCGAGGGAATAGTCCACCGGGATATAAAACCGGGAAATCTTTACCTGACTCCCACCCCTGAAGGATTTGCCCTTCCTCCGGGGATACCCCTCGTGAAAGTCACCGATTTTGGTTTGGCGATTTTTAATGAAAATGCCTACTCTTCGCTGGACACACGCCTCACGAGCACTGGGGTAATCATCGGAACGCCCCTTTACATGGCCCCAGAACAATTTGAAGGACACGGTGGGGATCTCCGAACCGATATTTACTCCCTGGGCGTTACGGCTTTCGAGATGCTAGTGGGACAATTGCCCTTTGCCGACAAACGGGTGCGGGAACTGATTTCGATCAAAAGCAATTCGGATTGGAGCGGCTCCGAAAAGATCTCGCCTGCTTCACTGAATCTGATTCGATATATGACAGCGCTGGATCCAAATCAGCGGCCGCAGTCCTACGTTCAATTAATCGCCGAGATCGACAAGTTGCTCAGTCACTCCGAGCAGACTTCGAACCAGTCAAACGGAGTAACCCGACTCCTGGAGAAAGTTTCCTGGAAGCGAGTAATTGCATGCATGACAGCTCTGATGGTGATCGCTGTTCTGTTCACGCAGCTGAGAAGTCCTCGAATTCTGCCGGAACCTCGAGGTTATAACCCAGGTGTGGCAACCAATCTGTTCGATGGACAATCGCTCACGGGCTGGAGTCCACTGATAGGTGCCTGGAGCCCGGGACGGGATTCCGAAGGCGCGCACATTCTGATCGGTAATGGCAAGAATAAAGCTCGACTACCCTCGGAAGGAGATTATCGACTCTCGGTGGAAGTCGATCTGTATCGTGCGGAATCGGTCGAACTGCGCTTCGCACTATCCCGGTCGGACAATAGTCTGGTACTACGACTTTCCAGGAATGAAGGGGCCGTCTTTGGTAAATGCTCTTCCGAAGATCGCCCGCTGATCGCACTTTCGAAGAGTTTGCCATTCCAACAATTAGAGATTGAGAATACGCCTACCTATAACGAAATGCGCATCGAGCATCTCAACGGCTGCTGGTATGCCTGGTTCAATGGCAAGTATCTCGGTGGTTGCACGGAGTCACGAACTCCCCTAATTGGGGAATTCGAACTCACCACCAGTGGAGGAGAAGCTCATTTCACGGGGATTGAGCTCACGGAGATGATGAAGCCGGGAAATACGCCGTAACCTTCGGTTGTGGAATCCAGCTTGACTTGCGGAGTTTCTACCGGCCTTCTCGAAGCCGGTCACCCAGGAAGTTATCCAGTTCCGGCACGGCATAAATCTTTTTGATGGTGGTCTCGATATCGTATTCGACCCGACGGTACTTAATCGTATCGTCGTCGATCAGAATGTAGCAGGCTCGAGGATCGAGATCTCTGGGTTGGCCGACCGAACCGACATTGCAAAGAGTCTTGTTGCCTTCCAGCTTATAGGCGCCGTTGATATCTTCGGGCGTCAGGAACTGGGCGTCCTCGGTAAAAATACCCGGGACGTGGGTATGCCCCTGAAAACAGTATTTATCCACCAATGCGAAGATGCGTTCCATCTTTCGCTGGTTGTAAATATCCTCGGGGAAGA
The genomic region above belongs to Telmatocola sphagniphila and contains:
- a CDS encoding 30S ribosomal protein S1 translates to MNPNETPLNTDTPATPPEAVAATPAKPTDAPGKGPRDERRGPDKGKNRAPKPPKTLTMRMEEPYSAIPKLYELDKEIEDELKSVMSGFSAEKELGTVDEKAVKAAPAGDGKKRGTVLSIRGQDVFVEVPGGRAQGIISILQFGDNPPKVGDVVEIAIEGFDGANGLLKLAKPGAAQVIQDWSGLQIGKIVEARVTASNRGGLSVEVNGIRGFLPVSQIDAFHVANPESFINQRITCMIAEVNPAERNLVVSRRMLLEAERKRLQEQFWIEIEEGQIKEGMVKGIKPFGAFVDLGGADGLIPMGELSWGRVENAESVLQPGQKVQVKVMKVDREARKIGLSLRQLTSNPFDKISETVRIGSRVIGKVTRIAEYGAFVELAPGIEGLIHVSELGNNRVRRVRDVVTEGQEVEVQVVNMDRETSRIGLSLKAIADAASRSEQEAAVADAKAHAEAQKNRVRPANLKGGLSDSGKELLEKLAQKYK
- a CDS encoding CotH kinase family protein; this encodes MLRISLIFLLCSMNALLYAPRALAQQPASKKVDESEEFFKGEKLRKFTVTVDEENLKVLRRDPRKYVRASFSDGSKGMGDVGLHLKGAAGSFRGFDDKPALTLNFDKFVKNQNYRGMDKMHCNNSVQDPSFCAELICGELARMMNIPAARTTHAVVDLNGKKKGLFTVKEGFNKNFLKRYFTNVNGNLYDGGFLTDIDADLYRNSGSEGLDNREDLKGVVKACREPDAKKRFEEVAKVVDIDRFISVMVFDALTAHWDGYTSQKNNYRIYHDPETKKIVFFVHGMDQMFSNPGWNIWPATNGMVSRAIWDTEEGKKRYEARLREVVAKYFKIDWMHRRIDEVISRVKPFAEKEVDKNTANDFENNAKDFKRRIKERVEFVEKELAKKK
- a CDS encoding serine/threonine protein kinase, whose product is MIPHDSNRDTVAQNFEALKKGSIPDIHLFPGYELLSEIGSGGMGVIYCARQVSLNRVVALKTIKQSREINEVTVTRFIREAQAIARLRHPNIITAYDCGENGGVVFYSMELLDGKSLETHIREQQKLEEQVTWQVIRQACAGLAHAASEGIVHRDIKPGNLYLTPTPEGFALPPGIPLVKVTDFGLAIFNENAYSSLDTRLTSTGVIIGTPLYMAPEQFEGHGGDLRTDIYSLGVTAFEMLVGQLPFADKRVRELISIKSNSDWSGSEKISPASLNLIRYMTALDPNQRPQSYVQLIAEIDKLLSHSEQTSNQSNGVTRLLEKVSWKRVIACMTALMVIAVLFTQLRSPRILPEPRGYNPGVATNLFDGQSLTGWSPLIGAWSPGRDSEGAHILIGNGKNKARLPSEGDYRLSVEVDLYRAESVELRFALSRSDNSLVLRLSRNEGAVFGKCSSEDRPLIALSKSLPFQQLEIENTPTYNEMRIEHLNGCWYAWFNGKYLGGCTESRTPLIGEFELTTSGGEAHFTGIELTEMMKPGNTP
- a CDS encoding serine/threonine-protein kinase codes for the protein MSAPDKRHDETGDFTEGPSDAPNTPASNPFSNYDRTELSSPKFTPADSTDQPTELTKLHSSVSELDGTVLSRSDLLEKTQDSKDQSGTGNGDFSFDTANTIDSQHREMPVGNGTDGLPEIRGFDIQQEIGRGGMGVVFKGRQKDLNRLVAIKMLISEKFPSSEDLIRFRLEAEVAARIRHPNVVQVYDSGNYNRSPYLVLEWVDGGTLSDILRGGKKLSQETAARLIALLARAIHHAHCNGVVHRDLKPANVLLARTDNLSTKQSLKSVVNSNATTGNISAVMLPIDQEPQLVVPKVTDFGLAKLTVASTGLTETGRVMGTPEYMSPEQASGRTKDVGPEADMHALGVMLYQMLTGETPFHADTKIAVIKKVVDLEVKPTLLQKERVSWDLQTICLKCLMKKPQDRYETAAALAEDLEALIAGRPIKARPISRVERLWKLAKRNPAVSSLVSASVFLFLIGFAGVTWQWRRAEREKAHAIIAEGTAEQHAKTTDAVNDFIVFDMLSNASPEKTLGKDLRVIEVLDNAAQHVDGKFQEPRIDAGVRFALGRSYRTLGEPKKAVGFLKSSYETRLKELGAAAKETLMAEWEYALALDDDGKWKEAEKWFEDAEKNSTETFGATNDLTLSIRESYALSLLNNHDQSEKSRVIFQEILAALERQKGEKDPATLKVYNDLGYALYNQKNYDEALKMTQIAFERRKETLSSMHPDTLESENNLAAIYDAKDELEKAKDLLNELIPISRQVRGKDHIDTLSAINNLARIFYRQKDFKMALPLYEEAVEAAKNRVGADNPTTLKYRRNLAATYASMGRYNDADKIYSEVRGISEKTLPADHPERLQMLNDYGIVKCRTGKSKEGLADLREALEGRTKTLGLTNPDRLSTLYQISQAILQNNPTKEQVTDVENKLRETWDKLVAEKKTQGKLVADLANMLVNFELRVLLASELGPDQSVRRASGLAHAKAAYELQKPFQSVNPETWFKYCLSFSRQLTSFDNLNTKEELSDGKKLALLPAIEALEVARKLPDSEAKVAETELYLGQLYLKLNENESALPLLKDVYTYQLDKDLYDQGTSANNLGKCFKNLKRYKEAEEMLLKGHQAFEKALAISGDASLAKSKRTADEISRRKAVSKDDIVSLYQAMGLMDKAAEWKGK
- a CDS encoding peroxiredoxin family protein, translating into MRTAKIILLVVVAALVGGSLVVMFDPDLVIYSEGPEPKHKDDVETNVSVTAPQFDLSFLDCHGNRVDLSSYRDQKNVMLVFMRGYPGDICVNCSAQTSRLIKNYRDFSRRDTEILVVFPGPTEYLEKYIAISRKKAGDLEVPFKILLDPNYVAVDRLGIRGSLAKPSTYILDKKGQVRFAYVGAYTGDRPSIKAMLDQIDRIRDSGDSE
- the hemB gene encoding porphobilinogen synthase; protein product: MQGDYPTTRLRRNRRHPWLRKLVAENHLTVDDLIWPIFLTEGKNQTVPITSMPGVQRFSVDLAVEGAKQAADLGIPVIALFPATPTDRKSPDGEEAFNPENLINLATRAIKEAVPQIGILCDVALDPYTTHGQDGLLRDGYVVNDETVEVLCKQAVVQAQAGCDIIAPSDMMDGRIGKIRRALDAAGFIDVAIMSYAAKYASAFYGPFRDAVGSAGNLGKGDKKTYQMDPANGNEALREVEIDIAEGADMVMVKPGMPYLDIVQRVKATFQMPTFVYQVSGEYAMLHAAAERGWLDLEKVMLESLLAFKRAGADGILTYFAPRVAKLLG